The following nucleotide sequence is from Desulfosporosinus sp. Sb-LF.
GCCAAGAAGCTCGGCATAACTGAAGACTTGGCTAAATATAACTCCGCACTTACGAAAGCCAAAGAACTGGCTTCTGAGGCCGGGATTAATTTCACCGACTCCCAATGGGAGACCTTACTGGAGAGTGCTTATAAGAAGGTTAAGGCAGAATTACAACCTCTAACGGAGGCAGCTATTACTCAAGATGATATTGTTAATTTGGTTAAAGACGAATTGGGTAAGGTTGCGTCGAACGTCCCAGTGGATACTATTGTAAGTTTGATTCAGCAAGAGTTAGGCAAGTTGAGCATTTCTGTGAATGTTGCCGCTCCTTCAACGGAGGTTGCAAGCTAAGATGAAAGATATAAAAAATGTATGTGTTGAATGCA
It contains:
- a CDS encoding phage holin, LLH family: MQTAIFNGLQDIVVALIGVFFAFMVAYIKQHFSVTQIRTATGIATEAVNFAVQAAKKLGITEDLAKYNSALTKAKELASEAGINFTDSQWETLLESAYKKVKAELQPLTEAAITQDDIVNLVKDELGKVASNVPVDTIVSLIQQELGKLSISVNVAAPSTEVAS